Genomic window (Lycium barbarum isolate Lr01 chromosome 2, ASM1917538v2, whole genome shotgun sequence):
TTTTTTTATGTTATCCAAAGAAAATACTCAGGCAAAAAAGAGGTTCTAAACATCTTAATGGGACGACACTGAGAATATCAACTTAAAAGTGGCAATTTTTTTAGTTATCTGCGAGAATATGTGCATTCACCAGACTGACGTTACAACTGTTCATTTTGTGATCGCCATACGTATTGAAATGTCACTTCATGCTTTTGCAAATGAAAAATGCCTTCGAATATCAATATCCAAGAGTTTATGTGGTCACACTTTCAAATCTTCACATTactgccttttttttttccttcaatcaaCCCCACTAATCGAGTGACTCTTTTATTCATCTCAGTATAGCACAAAACAGTGGAGTGTTATCTCCCTGTACCTACGTTGTATGGACAAGTCCCATACTAAGATCATGGTAGGATTTCCATTTAGCTTACAAAAAATTTGTTACTGAAAGAGTTGAAACTCTTCTTCTATACTGAGTTTGAATCGAGGAACATCGAAAGAATACTTCCTATCTATATTACAATAATTCTTAATGAGATTATTCCGAAATGTAGGCATTTGTAATCTGCCATGTTCAATTCACCTCTAACTTCTTTTGGTAATGCTTGAAAATAAGTAATCCAAGTAGTTGAGTTGCATTTTAATCCTCTGTTGGACAGACAATCAGCAACTCTATTGCCTTCCCTAAAACAGTGTGCAATGCTCCATTTTTCAACTTGTTCCAACAGTCATTTGATCTTCGAAATAGTGTCCATGATGTTCCATGAAGGGTTGCATGCATTCATAATCCAATCCATTAACAGTTTGGAGTCACTCCAATTCCAGACATTTATAACCATTCTGCACACACCATTCAATACCAATTTGCATAATCCAATCCACTAACAGTTTGGAATCCAAATTCCAATTACTGACTTAATCATGATAAAATCAGATAACTAAGACAAAATTTTCTTAGTGGTTAAATTTTAGTCTAATCATATGTATGTACCAAAACAATAACCTCTCTGATGTAGCTTTATATGGTTTGACAGTGTGGTTTATAAATTTATAGTTTGCCCTTCGTAAAGTAATTCAACCATTATGCTTAATTCATGCATGCAAAGTTTGTTAGAGACTCGAAATTCTTTTGCGTGATCATAAAAAAGAACTTTAACCTTTTTTCATGACGACTAAAATTATGTATACGAAATTGAGAAAAAGAAGAGGGAAGAGATATATAGTACTATACTGGTGACACTTTAAATCACATTTATATAAACATTGTTGCATTTTCATTTTAAACAGAAATTGCTTTCAACATTCGGCACTTCCCATAAAGATCATGGCCTAGTATAAAAAGCCATGAGGAGGAAGTTATACATAAAAGTACAAAATTTAGAAGGAAAAATAGCCAACAAAAAAAAGGCCTTGTTTATAAATATTAGGAAAGGCTCTCATTACTAAAGCCAGAGAGCTCCTGCATCTTTAAGCATCTTCTTGAGTGAACCATTGATATGAAGTGTCATGACAGTGTTGGCTGATCCCACAAATCTACCACCAATAAAGACGGCTGGAACAGCCGGGCTACAGCCTAACCTGAGAAGAGATCTCTCCATTTCACGGCCATTGATATCTTCATCGAGCTCGTAAATCAAAGGGCTAACACCTTGCTCATAAAACAACCTTTTAATTGCATGGCACATGCAACATGAACTCTTGCTGAATATCACTACTGCCTTTTGTGATGCCACCTTCACTACACGATCCatctattcaatttttttttttttttatgaaatggGGTTTAGTTATTTTCTTGAAGTTGGATTTGCTAGATAGTTAGAGAGAGTTGGTTTTGAGATGGTAATTGAGATGTTACGAAGGGATATTTATATAGGGGAAAATGCTGATGATGAAGGTGGTGGGATGGATAACCTGAATAGTTTATTGTATTTGGAGAAATAAAGGAGATGGGGAAAAGTGAAAATTCTTTGAGATATTTGGATAGATTCTAGATTCTTGATTATGCCATGGTACAACAACATGCAAAATTCCGTTTCTTTGATTTGATGGTAGGTTTAGATTTTGCAAGAGCCAGGAACTATGTACATGGGCCCCCTCCCCCCTTTGCCCTAATTTTGAAAATTACACCTATGCCACTACCTACATAATACGTCATGCTTTTTACT
Coding sequences:
- the LOC132621502 gene encoding monothiol glutaredoxin-S10; the protein is MDRVVKVASQKAVVIFSKSSCCMCHAIKRLFYEQGVSPLIYELDEDINGREMERSLLRLGCSPAVPAVFIGGRFVGSANTVMTLHINGSLKKMLKDAGALWL